One genomic segment of Blastopirellula marina includes these proteins:
- the rpsR gene encoding 30S ribosomal protein S18, with protein sequence MRPANKTKARKRAKTKARVSKKDPIFVDGKRPRPMFVDYKDVELLKKLTNRHGRIVGRRKSGCTAVSQHAVTQAIKRARFMALLAYVKD encoded by the coding sequence ATGAGACCAGCCAATAAGACCAAAGCCCGTAAGCGTGCCAAGACCAAAGCTCGAGTATCCAAAAAGGATCCGATCTTCGTCGATGGCAAGCGTCCGCGTCCAATGTTCGTGGATTACAAGGACGTGGAACTGCTCAAGAAGCTGACCAACCGTCATGGTCGTATTGTCGGTCGTCGCAAGAGCGGCTGCACCGCCGTCAGCCAGCACGCCGTTACGCAGGCCATCAAACGTGCCCGCTTCATGGCCCTGTTGGCTTACGTCAAGGACTAG
- a CDS encoding PVC-type heme-binding CxxCH protein, whose product MQRDTRSYRFASLAASLLILMLGLSQLAAAEPQTQKERISVLFLGDNGHHEPAKRFVELQPALEARGIDLKYTDSLANINPETLAQFDGLMIYANIEQIDPASEKAIIDYVEAGHGLIPLHCASYCFLNSPKYIALVGAQFKSHGTGTFRTQITETSHPIMQGFQGFESWDETYVHTKHNEKNRTVLTYRVNDSEREPWTWVREQGKGRVFYTAWGHDARTWTNPGFANLVERGVRWAIGQDPSVVPNFPPQQKGLITAFDKPMNVPKAQKPNTDVKPFDYIDVGAKIPNYTASKTWGTQAENLNLMQKPLPAEESKKHWVLPEGFEAKLFASEEIFEGGKPIAMTWDARGRLWMCMTLDYPNELHAKGPGRDRVVVCEDTDGDLKADKVTTFAEGLSIPTSIAFHNGGVIVQNGEQTLWLKDTNGDDVADVKKVMFSGWNMKDTHGGVSNFQYGHDNWIWGMQGYNDSHVVVNGVEQPGFRNGFFRFKPDGSKLEFIRSTNNNTWGLGISEEGIIFGSTANHCPSVYMPIPNRYYEQVRGWTARLVLDSMADSHKFQPVTDKVRQVDHHGGYTAGAGHSLYTARNYPEAFWNRVAFVNGPTGHLTGAFVISRDGSNFHSTSPFNLVASDDEWSAPIQAEVGPDGNVWVLDWYNYIIQHNPTPHGFKTGKGAAYETDLRDKRHGRIYRIVYTGEGAKADKDWHVNLEKAAPEKIVATLKSDNLLWRRHAQQILVERGETDVVPALINLLQDDSVDRIGLNAGAIHALWTLQGLGVLENANGTATQAAYAALKHPAPGVRRNAVQVLPRIPESTAAILESGVLNDADPQVRLMTLLALADLPASDAAAIDILAMITQPENANDRWIPDAATSAAANQGGSFLKAVAKSDKIDNKTMNLVAIVTEHYSRGGPVDTIADLLPAIESAQPQVAEAIVTGLTKGWPQDKKPQITEAVDESLAGLIEKLPASSRGQLISMAVNWGSTKLAAQLEELVENALDQIESGDLSAKDAQRLAREIVELNVKMDPPVEAELLATIGPQTSADVTTALLSSLKASENDDLGKFVLETLPSLTPTGRKEAITLMLGRPAWTADLLASMDKGAIQLNELALDQRQALSQHPDKKLRAKAEEMFARGGALPNADRQKVIKELWATTEAQGDAAAGKLVFKRECSKCHVHSGEGSKIGPDLTGMAVHPKSQLLTEILDPNRSVESNYRTYMVATIDGRVLSGLLASESRTAIELVDAEGKQQSILREDIDQLMGTPQSLMPVGFEKQIKPKEFEDLLAFLTQRGKFVPLPLEKIATAVSTQGMFISKNAPVETLVFSDWQPKNFEGVPFQLIDPQGTSQPNVVMLYGPGGYLPPKMPKSVSLPCNMPLKSVHILGGVAGWAYPYSDQKTTSMIVRFHYQDGATEDHELKNGVHIADYIRRVDVPESKFAFDLNGRQVRYLAVSPSQSKPVKTIDLVKGDDATAPVVMAVTAEAVE is encoded by the coding sequence ATGCAACGCGACACTCGCAGCTATCGTTTCGCATCACTCGCCGCCAGCTTGCTCATTCTGATGTTGGGCCTGAGCCAACTTGCCGCCGCCGAGCCGCAAACTCAAAAAGAACGCATTTCGGTGCTATTTTTGGGTGACAACGGACACCACGAGCCCGCCAAACGGTTCGTTGAATTACAGCCCGCTTTGGAAGCCCGCGGCATCGATCTGAAGTACACCGATTCGCTGGCGAATATCAATCCGGAAACACTGGCCCAGTTCGACGGGCTGATGATTTACGCCAACATCGAACAGATCGACCCAGCCAGCGAAAAGGCGATCATCGACTACGTCGAAGCGGGGCACGGACTCATTCCGCTGCACTGTGCTTCGTACTGTTTTTTGAACTCGCCGAAGTACATCGCGCTGGTGGGTGCCCAGTTCAAGAGCCACGGCACCGGCACCTTCCGCACTCAAATCACTGAAACGTCGCACCCGATCATGCAAGGGTTTCAGGGCTTTGAAAGCTGGGACGAAACCTACGTGCATACCAAGCACAACGAAAAGAATCGTACCGTGCTGACCTACCGCGTGAACGATAGCGAGCGAGAACCATGGACCTGGGTTCGCGAACAAGGCAAAGGACGCGTCTTCTACACCGCTTGGGGACACGATGCCCGCACGTGGACCAACCCCGGCTTTGCCAACCTGGTCGAACGTGGCGTGCGCTGGGCCATCGGACAAGATCCAAGCGTGGTCCCCAACTTCCCACCGCAGCAGAAGGGCCTGATCACCGCGTTCGATAAGCCCATGAACGTCCCCAAGGCTCAGAAGCCCAATACCGATGTGAAGCCGTTCGACTATATCGATGTGGGTGCCAAGATCCCCAACTACACCGCCAGCAAGACCTGGGGCACGCAGGCCGAGAACCTCAACCTGATGCAGAAGCCACTGCCGGCCGAAGAATCGAAAAAGCACTGGGTCCTGCCGGAAGGTTTTGAAGCGAAGCTCTTCGCCTCGGAAGAGATTTTTGAAGGTGGTAAGCCGATTGCGATGACCTGGGACGCTCGCGGGCGACTCTGGATGTGCATGACGCTCGACTACCCGAACGAGTTGCACGCCAAGGGGCCCGGCCGCGACCGCGTGGTGGTATGCGAAGACACCGACGGCGACCTGAAAGCCGATAAGGTCACCACCTTCGCCGAAGGGCTGAGCATTCCGACCTCGATCGCCTTCCATAACGGCGGCGTCATCGTGCAGAACGGCGAGCAAACCTTGTGGCTGAAAGACACCAACGGCGACGACGTAGCCGATGTGAAAAAAGTGATGTTCAGCGGCTGGAACATGAAAGACACCCACGGTGGTGTAAGCAACTTCCAGTACGGCCACGACAACTGGATCTGGGGGATGCAAGGCTACAACGATTCGCACGTGGTGGTGAACGGCGTTGAACAGCCTGGCTTCCGCAACGGCTTCTTCCGCTTCAAGCCCGATGGCAGCAAGCTCGAGTTCATTCGTTCGACCAACAACAACACGTGGGGGCTGGGCATCAGCGAAGAAGGGATCATCTTCGGCTCGACCGCCAACCACTGCCCTAGTGTCTACATGCCCATCCCGAACCGCTACTACGAACAGGTTCGCGGCTGGACGGCACGCCTGGTCTTGGACTCGATGGCCGACTCGCACAAGTTCCAACCAGTTACCGACAAAGTTCGTCAGGTCGATCATCACGGCGGTTACACGGCCGGTGCCGGACACTCGCTCTACACGGCTCGCAACTACCCCGAAGCGTTCTGGAACCGCGTCGCTTTCGTCAACGGTCCGACGGGGCACCTCACTGGTGCGTTCGTAATCTCGCGCGACGGCAGCAACTTCCACTCGACCAGCCCGTTCAACCTGGTGGCCTCCGACGATGAATGGTCGGCCCCCATCCAGGCCGAAGTCGGCCCCGATGGCAACGTCTGGGTTCTGGACTGGTACAACTACATCATCCAACACAACCCGACACCGCACGGCTTCAAAACCGGCAAAGGTGCCGCCTACGAGACCGACCTGCGTGACAAACGCCACGGTCGCATCTACCGCATCGTTTACACCGGCGAAGGTGCCAAGGCCGACAAGGATTGGCACGTGAACCTGGAGAAGGCCGCCCCCGAGAAGATCGTTGCGACCCTGAAGAGCGACAATTTGCTATGGCGTCGTCATGCTCAGCAAATCCTGGTCGAAAGGGGCGAAACCGATGTTGTCCCCGCTTTGATCAACCTACTGCAGGACGACTCGGTCGATCGCATCGGCCTGAATGCCGGAGCGATTCATGCCCTGTGGACCTTGCAAGGACTGGGCGTTCTGGAAAATGCCAACGGCACCGCGACCCAGGCCGCCTATGCCGCGCTGAAGCATCCGGCTCCTGGGGTTCGCCGCAACGCCGTGCAAGTGTTGCCACGCATCCCTGAAAGCACCGCCGCGATCCTGGAAAGTGGAGTATTGAACGATGCCGATCCGCAAGTTCGCCTGATGACACTGTTGGCCCTGGCCGACCTGCCAGCCAGCGACGCCGCGGCGATCGATATCTTGGCGATGATCACCCAACCTGAAAACGCCAACGACCGCTGGATCCCCGATGCAGCGACCTCGGCCGCCGCGAATCAGGGAGGCAGCTTCCTGAAAGCGGTTGCCAAGAGCGATAAGATCGACAACAAGACGATGAACCTGGTGGCGATTGTCACCGAACATTACTCGCGTGGCGGTCCGGTCGATACGATCGCTGACCTGCTGCCAGCCATCGAAAGTGCCCAGCCACAAGTCGCCGAGGCGATTGTCACCGGCCTGACCAAAGGTTGGCCACAAGACAAGAAGCCGCAGATCACCGAAGCGGTCGATGAGTCGCTGGCCGGGCTGATCGAGAAGCTGCCTGCTTCCTCGCGTGGCCAGCTGATTTCGATGGCCGTGAACTGGGGCAGCACCAAGCTGGCTGCTCAATTGGAAGAGTTGGTCGAGAACGCTCTGGATCAAATCGAATCCGGCGACCTCAGCGCGAAAGACGCGCAGCGATTGGCTCGTGAGATCGTCGAACTGAACGTGAAGATGGATCCGCCGGTGGAAGCCGAGCTACTGGCCACCATCGGCCCGCAAACCTCGGCCGATGTCACCACGGCTCTGCTTAGCAGCCTGAAGGCCAGCGAAAACGACGACCTGGGCAAGTTCGTTCTGGAAACGCTACCCAGCCTGACGCCAACTGGCCGCAAGGAAGCAATCACCTTGATGCTTGGTCGCCCAGCCTGGACGGCCGACCTGTTGGCTTCGATGGACAAAGGTGCGATCCAACTGAACGAACTGGCCCTCGACCAGCGTCAGGCCCTTTCGCAGCATCCCGATAAGAAGCTGCGTGCGAAGGCCGAAGAGATGTTTGCCCGCGGTGGTGCCCTGCCCAATGCCGACCGCCAAAAGGTGATCAAGGAACTGTGGGCGACCACCGAAGCCCAGGGGGACGCGGCTGCCGGTAAGCTGGTCTTCAAGCGAGAATGCTCGAAGTGCCACGTGCACAGTGGCGAAGGCTCGAAGATCGGTCCTGACCTGACCGGCATGGCCGTGCATCCGAAGTCGCAACTGTTGACCGAGATCCTCGATCCGAACCGTAGCGTCGAGTCGAACTACCGCACCTACATGGTCGCCACCATAGACGGACGCGTGCTGAGTGGTCTGTTGGCCTCGGAAAGCCGGACGGCTATCGAACTGGTCGACGCCGAAGGAAAGCAGCAATCGATTCTGCGGGAAGACATCGACCAACTGATGGGGACTCCCCAGTCGCTCATGCCGGTTGGTTTCGAGAAGCAGATCAAGCCGAAGGAATTTGAAGACCTGCTGGCCTTCCTGACCCAGCGAGGCAAGTTCGTTCCGCTGCCGCTGGAAAAAATCGCCACGGCGGTCAGCACCCAGGGGATGTTCATCTCGAAGAACGCCCCGGTCGAAACGCTGGTCTTCAGCGACTGGCAGCCCAAGAACTTTGAAGGGGTGCCATTCCAACTGATCGATCCGCAGGGAACCTCCCAGCCGAACGTCGTGATGCTGTACGGCCCCGGCGGCTATCTGCCTCCCAAGATGCCGAAGTCGGTCTCGCTGCCGTGCAACATGCCACTCAAATCGGTACACATCCTGGGTGGTGTCGCTGGCTGGGCCTATCCTTATAGCGACCAGAAGACAACCTCGATGATCGTCCGCTTCCACTACCAGGACGGCGCAACCGAAGACCACGAACTGAAGAATGGCGTCCATATTGCGGACTACATTCGACGGGTGGACGTACCGGAATCGAAGTTCGCGTTCGACCTGAATGGCCGCCAGGTCCGCTACCTGGCCGTTAGTCCCAGCCAGTCCAAGCCGGTCAAAACGATCGACCTGGTCAAGGGAGACGACGCCACCGCCCCGGTCGTGATGGCCGTAACCGCAGAAGCCGTCGAGTAA
- the nagB gene encoding glucosamine-6-phosphate deaminase has product MTERTADRPEMSIQSTALPCAVFSTSEALSRHVAEIVAAIIRERQAQKATAVLGLPTGSTPMGVYRELVRMHRDEGLDFSNVITFNLDEYYGLKPDQLQSYHRTMHEVFFQHVNIPSENIHIPDGTIPLDEVDAYCDDYESKIRAAGGIDLMLLGIGSNGHIGFNEPFSIRNSRTRICTLDPITRRSAASDFFHEENVPHQAITMGIGTILEARKILLLALGQGKSTIIRETLQGPITNRVPATILQEHRDTSVFIDSAAASKLTAVAEPWTEGEVEWDQTMIKRAMLWLCEKTGKALLKLADDDFRQHNLHQLLRHHGPAPSLAHRVFRWMMDTIEYHPAGKEKKKAICFSPHPDDDVISMGGTLIRLVDDGHEAHVAYMTSGNIAVFDHDAQRFADFVTQYNRLFGIEETKSAEVEKQVAESLKAKPPGEPDIDTVLTIKGLIRRSEAIAGALKAGCQEEHLHFLDLPFYRTGKVAKNPLGDEDVKIVKDLILKVQPDQVYIAGDLSDPHGTHRVCAMAIFNALLEIEAETGSRPEALLYRGAWQEYPLHEIEICVPLSPNDMFKKRQAIFMHESQKDSALFPGTDPREFWERAEDRNTGTADSYNKIGLPEYFAMEAFVRWNGQPL; this is encoded by the coding sequence ATGACTGAACGAACCGCTGATCGACCTGAGATGTCGATCCAGTCAACTGCTTTGCCTTGCGCTGTTTTTTCCACTAGCGAAGCCCTCTCTCGCCACGTCGCTGAAATCGTCGCCGCGATTATTCGCGAACGACAAGCTCAAAAAGCGACGGCCGTGCTCGGACTTCCAACCGGTTCCACGCCCATGGGCGTCTACAGAGAACTGGTTCGCATGCACCGGGATGAAGGATTGGATTTTTCCAATGTCATTACCTTCAACCTGGACGAATACTACGGCCTGAAGCCAGACCAGCTGCAAAGTTACCACCGAACGATGCACGAGGTTTTCTTTCAGCATGTGAATATTCCGTCGGAGAATATTCACATCCCAGACGGAACGATCCCGCTGGATGAAGTTGATGCGTATTGCGACGACTACGAAAGTAAGATTCGCGCCGCCGGTGGAATCGATCTGATGCTTTTGGGCATTGGCTCCAACGGACACATCGGCTTTAACGAGCCGTTCAGCATCCGCAATAGCCGAACGCGTATCTGCACGCTCGATCCGATTACCCGCCGCAGTGCCGCGTCGGACTTCTTTCATGAAGAGAACGTCCCACACCAGGCAATCACGATGGGCATCGGGACGATCCTCGAAGCTCGCAAGATTCTGCTCTTGGCCCTCGGTCAAGGCAAATCGACGATCATTCGCGAAACGTTGCAAGGGCCGATCACCAACCGCGTGCCGGCGACCATCTTGCAGGAACATCGCGACACGTCGGTCTTCATCGATTCCGCGGCTGCCAGCAAACTGACGGCCGTGGCCGAGCCATGGACTGAAGGGGAAGTCGAGTGGGATCAGACGATGATCAAGCGGGCCATGTTGTGGCTTTGCGAAAAGACCGGCAAGGCCCTGCTGAAACTGGCCGACGATGACTTCCGTCAGCACAATCTGCACCAGCTGCTGCGTCATCACGGCCCCGCGCCGAGCCTGGCTCACCGCGTGTTCCGCTGGATGATGGATACCATCGAGTATCACCCGGCCGGCAAGGAAAAGAAGAAGGCCATCTGCTTCAGTCCTCACCCGGACGACGACGTGATCAGCATGGGCGGTACGCTCATTCGCCTGGTCGACGACGGTCACGAAGCTCACGTTGCCTACATGACCAGCGGGAATATCGCGGTATTTGACCACGATGCTCAGCGTTTCGCAGACTTTGTTACGCAGTATAACCGGCTGTTTGGTATCGAAGAGACCAAGTCGGCCGAGGTCGAAAAGCAGGTCGCCGAGTCACTTAAGGCCAAGCCGCCTGGCGAGCCTGACATTGATACAGTACTCACCATCAAAGGTCTGATTCGCCGTAGCGAAGCGATCGCCGGGGCGTTGAAAGCCGGTTGCCAGGAAGAGCATCTGCACTTCCTCGACTTGCCGTTCTACCGCACCGGTAAGGTCGCCAAGAACCCGCTGGGTGACGAAGACGTGAAGATCGTAAAGGATCTGATCCTCAAGGTTCAGCCCGATCAGGTTTACATCGCCGGCGATCTTTCCGATCCGCACGGAACGCACCGTGTGTGCGCGATGGCGATCTTCAACGCTCTGTTGGAAATCGAAGCCGAAACCGGCAGCCGTCCTGAAGCATTGCTGTACCGTGGTGCCTGGCAAGAGTATCCGCTGCACGAGATCGAGATTTGCGTGCCGCTTTCGCCGAACGACATGTTCAAGAAGCGTCAGGCGATCTTCATGCACGAGAGCCAGAAGGATAGTGCGTTGTTCCCGGGGACCGACCCGCGAGAGTTCTGGGAACGAGCCGAAGACCGCAACACCGGCACCGCAGACTCTTACAACAAGATCGGCTTGCCCGAGTACTTCGCGATGGAAGCGTTCGTTCGCTGGAACGGGCAACCGCTATAA
- a CDS encoding Flp family type IVb pilin, whose translation MLPKILNFLRSEDGPTAVEYAVMMAMILLACLSAIFFFGQQTVASYNYSASEIERTFPDLGV comes from the coding sequence ATGCTCCCCAAGATTCTCAATTTTTTGCGTAGTGAAGATGGGCCCACGGCCGTCGAGTACGCAGTCATGATGGCCATGATTTTGTTGGCCTGCCTGAGTGCGATCTTCTTCTTCGGTCAACAAACGGTAGCAAGCTACAACTATTCCGCCAGTGAAATCGAACGCACGTTCCCCGATTTGGGCGTGTAA
- the lexA gene encoding transcriptional repressor LexA — translation MASSQSATDSLTKRQKDVFFFIREKIQNRGYGPTVREIGEEFEISSPNGVVCHLKALERKGLISREKNMSRAIQLKAEVEEESGLPYVGRIAAGVLHEAIGQDERVDFGSMFSHRDHFVLEVTGDSMIEAHIDDGDYVVVKQQSTARSGEIVVAETDEGEATLKYWFPEKNRIRLQPANSSMPPIYVKNAKVRGVVIGVVRKF, via the coding sequence ATGGCAAGTTCGCAATCAGCCACCGATTCCCTCACTAAGCGTCAAAAAGACGTCTTCTTCTTCATCCGCGAGAAAATCCAGAATCGCGGATACGGTCCTACCGTGCGAGAAATCGGCGAAGAATTCGAGATTAGCTCGCCCAACGGCGTCGTGTGCCACCTAAAGGCCCTCGAACGCAAAGGGCTTATCTCGCGTGAAAAGAACATGTCGCGAGCCATCCAGCTCAAAGCCGAGGTCGAGGAAGAATCGGGGCTGCCATACGTCGGGCGTATCGCTGCCGGCGTTTTGCACGAGGCGATCGGCCAGGACGAACGAGTAGATTTCGGCTCGATGTTCAGCCACCGAGATCACTTCGTCCTGGAAGTCACCGGCGACTCGATGATCGAGGCCCACATCGACGACGGGGACTACGTCGTCGTCAAACAGCAGTCGACAGCCCGTTCCGGCGAGATCGTGGTGGCCGAGACCGACGAAGGGGAAGCGACCCTCAAATACTGGTTCCCCGAAAAGAACCGCATCCGCCTGCAACCCGCCAACAGCAGCATGCCGCCCATCTACGTCAAAAACGCCAAGGTCCGAGGCGTCGTGATTGGTGTCGTGCGAAAGTTCTAG
- a CDS encoding sigma-54-dependent transcriptional regulator — MKILFADDEKSLQKLMGMELPRLGHTVTVCPDGVTAIAALEKEDFDCLLVDLDMPGKGGIDVIKKAKESKPDTEAIILTGKSSTESAIAAVEFKVFAYLTKPCRLMELKTLLEGVAKKREQDRRIKALTSRLDRIEGKSKLIGDSSAMEVVNKMIAKVAPSNSAVLIRGETGTGKELVAKAIHDQSLRHSQPFVAVNCGALPENLIESELFGHRKGAFTGAEETRIGLFEVAHGGSLFLDEIGELPKALQAKLLRVLETGEIRRVGENVSIKVDVRIISATHRHIEDMVQDGEFREDLMFRINTFEIQLPPLRERTEDIPLLAEHISRRFWPTIPMTHTVFATETIHALKSHSWPGNVRELANVVEHATILCEELPIQPQHLPRRFSEQTPPTSGERPELRAVSGPLSLRELEMQAIHEALDRHEGSKPLAAEELGISLKTLYNKLNQATANEKTA; from the coding sequence CTGAAGATTTTATTTGCCGATGACGAGAAGTCGCTCCAGAAACTGATGGGGATGGAACTGCCGCGTCTCGGCCACACGGTCACCGTCTGCCCGGATGGCGTTACCGCGATTGCCGCACTCGAAAAAGAAGACTTCGACTGCCTGCTGGTCGACCTCGATATGCCTGGCAAGGGTGGTATCGACGTGATCAAGAAGGCGAAGGAATCGAAGCCGGACACCGAAGCGATCATTCTGACCGGTAAGTCGTCGACCGAGAGCGCCATCGCCGCGGTCGAGTTCAAGGTTTTCGCCTACCTGACCAAGCCGTGCCGCTTGATGGAACTGAAGACCCTGCTGGAAGGTGTGGCCAAAAAGCGCGAACAAGATCGCCGCATCAAAGCCCTGACCAGCCGCTTGGATCGCATTGAGGGAAAGTCGAAACTGATCGGCGATTCGAGCGCGATGGAGGTCGTCAACAAGATGATCGCCAAGGTCGCTCCGTCGAACTCGGCCGTCCTCATTCGGGGTGAGACCGGTACCGGCAAGGAACTGGTCGCCAAGGCGATTCACGATCAGAGCCTGCGTCACTCCCAGCCGTTTGTCGCGGTGAACTGCGGTGCGCTGCCTGAGAACCTGATCGAAAGCGAACTGTTCGGCCACCGCAAAGGGGCGTTCACCGGAGCGGAAGAAACACGCATCGGTCTGTTTGAAGTCGCTCATGGTGGCTCGCTGTTCCTCGACGAAATCGGCGAGCTTCCCAAGGCCCTCCAGGCGAAGCTATTGCGGGTACTGGAAACCGGCGAAATCCGCCGCGTGGGCGAAAACGTTTCGATCAAGGTCGACGTCCGCATTATCAGCGCGACCCACCGCCACATCGAAGACATGGTGCAGGATGGCGAGTTCCGCGAAGACTTGATGTTCCGCATCAACACCTTCGAGATTCAGCTGCCGCCGCTGCGCGAACGAACCGAAGACATTCCACTGCTGGCCGAGCACATCAGCCGCCGGTTCTGGCCAACCATTCCGATGACGCATACCGTCTTCGCCACGGAAACGATTCATGCACTCAAGTCACACTCGTGGCCAGGCAATGTCCGCGAGTTGGCCAACGTGGTCGAGCATGCCACGATTCTGTGCGAAGAGCTACCGATCCAGCCGCAGCACCTGCCGCGTCGCTTCAGCGAACAAACGCCGCCCACCAGCGGCGAGCGACCGGAACTGCGGGCAGTGAGTGGTCCGCTGTCGCTGCGTGAACTCGAAATGCAGGCCATTCACGAGGCACTCGATCGCCACGAAGGCAGCAAACCGCTGGCCGCAGAAGAGTTGGGAATCAGCCTGAAGACACTTTACAATAAGCTGAACCAAGCCACGGCCAACGAAAAGACGGCCTAG
- a CDS encoding sensor histidine kinase yields MLNRRPLKHKLIIGSGLLLALVLALFIVTITGGLSYRQVARDISARSVELPLAIDFSLAVTELRHTLNQARNSKRFGFHDSTTDPPLLREEFRAKFLSVQEALRRYEDQLNRSFAGDSDIGDDSDERNTIGEIHGSLQKLDEQYQDADWYLNDIKNDELSGEIDHLHVLAKKLPTFLIEDMQQLKDEVRGQYRLWITASVVVITLTVCAIISAAYACWRWLFSPLKILMDGSRRVANGDFDHRIQLEGHAELAILADAMNAMTHRFQAIESNLNEQVQDRTKQVVRSEQLASVGFLAAGVAHEINNPLASIAFCAESLRERISEGETDSDGETTYLRDSDVTVIQTYLGMIEEEAFRCKEITERLLDFSRLGDVEKTETDVRDLVQGVIDMVRHLGKYREKNLIFEDDQVALAPVNGPEIKQVVLNLITNALDSIDPGGHVLVKLSEERGQVKVTVKDDGCGMTEEVRRHLFEPFFTRRRDGQGTGLGLSISYRIVSDHGGQIDAWSEGPGLGSEFSFTLPCREASKRNERRHQAA; encoded by the coding sequence GTGCTCAACCGACGTCCACTCAAACACAAACTGATCATTGGCAGCGGTCTGCTGCTGGCGTTGGTGCTCGCGCTGTTCATCGTGACGATCACCGGCGGTCTTTCGTATCGGCAAGTCGCGCGGGACATCAGTGCCCGCTCGGTGGAACTGCCCCTGGCCATTGATTTCTCGTTGGCCGTGACCGAACTGCGTCACACGCTGAACCAGGCCCGCAATTCCAAGCGATTCGGCTTCCACGATTCCACCACCGACCCTCCCCTGCTGCGGGAAGAGTTCCGCGCCAAATTCCTTTCCGTGCAAGAGGCCCTGCGTCGTTACGAAGATCAGCTCAACCGCAGTTTCGCTGGCGATAGCGACATCGGCGACGACTCGGACGAACGCAACACGATTGGCGAAATCCACGGTTCGCTCCAGAAGTTGGACGAACAATATCAGGACGCCGACTGGTACCTGAACGACATCAAGAACGACGAACTGAGCGGCGAGATCGATCACCTGCACGTGCTGGCCAAGAAGCTGCCGACGTTTCTGATCGAAGACATGCAACAACTCAAAGACGAAGTCCGCGGCCAATATCGACTATGGATCACGGCCTCGGTTGTCGTGATCACGTTGACCGTGTGTGCGATCATTTCGGCCGCGTATGCCTGCTGGCGTTGGCTGTTCAGTCCACTGAAGATCCTGATGGATGGCTCAAGACGTGTGGCCAACGGCGACTTCGACCATCGCATTCAACTGGAAGGGCACGCCGAGTTGGCCATTCTGGCCGATGCGATGAACGCGATGACGCATCGTTTTCAGGCCATCGAAAGCAACCTCAACGAACAAGTCCAAGACCGTACCAAGCAGGTCGTCCGCAGCGAACAGCTGGCCAGCGTTGGTTTTCTGGCCGCTGGCGTAGCCCACGAAATCAACAATCCGCTGGCCTCGATCGCCTTCTGTGCCGAGTCCCTTCGCGAGCGTATCAGCGAAGGAGAAACGGATTCGGACGGAGAAACGACCTATCTGCGTGACAGCGACGTAACCGTAATACAAACCTATTTAGGGATGATCGAAGAGGAGGCCTTCCGCTGCAAAGAAATCACGGAACGCCTGCTCGACTTCTCGCGTCTAGGTGATGTCGAGAAAACCGAAACCGACGTGCGAGATCTCGTTCAAGGCGTGATCGACATGGTCCGCCACTTGGGCAAGTATCGTGAAAAGAACTTGATCTTCGAGGACGACCAGGTCGCCCTCGCGCCGGTGAACGGACCGGAAATCAAGCAAGTCGTGCTCAACCTGATTACCAACGCCCTGGACAGTATCGACCCCGGCGGACACGTGCTGGTCAAGTTGAGCGAAGAACGCGGGCAGGTCAAAGTAACCGTCAAAGACGACGGCTGCGGCATGACCGAGGAAGTCCGACGGCACTTGTTTGAACCCTTTTTTACCCGACGCCGGGACGGCCAAGGGACAGGACTGGGGCTATCGATTTCGTACCGCATTGTGAGTGACCATGGTGGTCAGATCGATGCGTGGAGCGAAGGGCCAGGCCTCGGAAGTGAGTTTAGTTTTACGCTGCCATGCAGGGAAGCAAGTAAGCGAAATGAGCGAAGACACCAAGCAGCCTGA